A stretch of Ligilactobacillus faecis DNA encodes these proteins:
- a CDS encoding glucose-6-phosphate 1-dehydrogenase family protein — protein sequence MTVLTNEMFAIFDQPEFSFKKIKASHSPAEIAELKASFKNVWQIWKKVNETVASQLPENKFAKVHVESWTNGWNLRDHFWASYRLAYLADANPCLGVMLDKKQLQVYLMFQHYKSEQRQGTPQEYDQLLTEIPAWAKKLDLSHWYLWDKNEMELADHMPLAHYLSEQQLQQRFNAEAQKTSFLLGKFAFRDQDQVDDMEKYILETLLQLTPLYEKFSLN from the coding sequence ATGACAGTATTAACAAATGAAATGTTTGCGATCTTTGATCAGCCAGAGTTTTCTTTTAAAAAAATAAAAGCAAGCCACTCACCAGCAGAAATTGCTGAGTTGAAAGCAAGTTTTAAAAACGTCTGGCAAATATGGAAAAAGGTCAATGAAACAGTAGCTAGTCAGTTGCCAGAAAATAAATTTGCTAAAGTTCATGTCGAAAGTTGGACGAACGGTTGGAATCTTCGAGATCATTTTTGGGCATCATATCGTTTAGCTTATCTCGCAGATGCTAATCCGTGCCTTGGAGTCATGCTTGATAAAAAACAATTACAAGTCTATTTGATGTTTCAACACTATAAGAGCGAACAACGTCAAGGGACGCCACAAGAATATGATCAACTGTTAACTGAGATCCCTGCGTGGGCTAAAAAACTAGATCTTTCACACTGGTATCTTTGGGATAAAAACGAAATGGAGTTGGCTGATCACATGCCACTAGCACATTACTTAAGTGAGCAGCAGCTCCAACAACGATTTAATGCTGAAGCACAAAAAACAAGTTTTCTATTAGGTAAATTTGCTTTTCGTGATCAAGACCAAGTTGATGACATGGAGAAATATATTCTTGAGACACTGCTTCAATTGACACCACTGTATGAAAAATTTTCACTTAATTAA
- the parE gene encoding DNA topoisomerase IV subunit B — translation MSNIKYGDDSIQVLKGLEAVRKRPGMYIGSTDSRGLHHLVYEIVDNAVDEALSGYGKEIDVTIHPDDSITVVDYGRGMPVGMHAMGIPTVEVIFTVLHAGGKFGQGDYKTSGGLHGVGASVVNALSASLTVNTVRDGIEYEEDFINGGQPVGTLKKIGKTKKNSGTTVTFKPDPEIFSTTHFNYDTLAERLRESAFLLKGVKIVLTDERTATQDIFFFEEGIKEFVSYLNEDKDTLGDVMYFEGQKDGVEVEVAGQYNDGYSENIMSFVNNVRTKDGGTHEAGMKAAWTKAFNEYARKVGLLKEKDKNLEGSDVREGLSAIVSVRIPEELLQFEGQTKGKLGTPEARTIVDNIVNEQLTYYLLENGDFAKDLVKKSLKAREAREAARKARDESRNGKKRQKKDRLLSGKLTPAQSRNAKKNELFLVEGDSAGGSAKQGRDRKFQAILPLRGKVLNTEKAKLQDILKNEEINTMIYTIGAGVGAEFELEDANYDKIIIMTDADTDGAHIQTLLLTFFYKYMRPMINAGRIYIALPPLYKLQKNVNKKLQVRYAWTDDELKVQAKAMGKGYSLQRFKGLGEMNADQLWETTMNPETRTLVRVKIENDALAEKRVTTLMGDKVEPRRKWIEKNVQFTLEEDGSLLDTTLATNAHQEVENS, via the coding sequence ATGAGTAATATCAAATATGGCGACGATTCGATCCAAGTTTTAAAAGGTTTAGAAGCAGTTCGAAAAAGACCAGGGATGTATATTGGATCGACTGATAGTCGTGGCCTGCACCATTTAGTTTATGAGATCGTGGACAATGCCGTCGACGAGGCACTCTCGGGATATGGTAAAGAGATCGACGTTACGATCCACCCTGACGATTCGATCACAGTTGTTGATTATGGGCGGGGAATGCCAGTCGGGATGCACGCAATGGGAATCCCAACTGTCGAAGTTATCTTTACTGTTTTACACGCTGGGGGAAAATTTGGCCAAGGCGACTATAAAACTTCTGGCGGGCTTCACGGTGTGGGGGCCTCAGTTGTTAATGCACTTTCTGCATCCCTAACGGTCAATACTGTTCGCGATGGGATCGAATATGAAGAAGACTTTATCAACGGCGGTCAACCAGTCGGAACATTAAAAAAGATCGGCAAAACTAAAAAGAACAGTGGGACGACCGTTACATTCAAACCTGATCCAGAGATCTTTTCAACGACACATTTTAATTACGATACTTTAGCGGAACGATTACGCGAATCAGCCTTTCTTTTAAAAGGTGTTAAGATCGTTTTGACAGATGAACGGACAGCAACACAAGATATCTTTTTCTTTGAAGAAGGGATCAAAGAATTCGTTAGTTACCTAAATGAAGATAAAGATACTTTAGGCGACGTTATGTATTTTGAAGGACAAAAAGATGGTGTCGAAGTTGAAGTTGCCGGGCAATATAATGATGGTTATTCAGAAAACATCATGTCTTTTGTCAATAACGTACGGACTAAAGACGGTGGAACACATGAAGCTGGGATGAAAGCCGCTTGGACTAAGGCTTTTAATGAATATGCGCGGAAAGTTGGACTTTTAAAAGAAAAAGATAAAAATCTCGAAGGTAGCGACGTGCGGGAAGGATTATCAGCGATCGTTTCCGTGCGGATCCCCGAAGAACTACTTCAATTTGAAGGTCAAACTAAAGGAAAATTAGGAACGCCTGAAGCACGAACGATCGTCGATAATATCGTAAACGAGCAACTAACTTATTATCTTTTAGAAAACGGAGATTTTGCCAAAGACCTTGTCAAAAAATCACTCAAAGCACGCGAAGCGCGGGAAGCAGCACGAAAAGCCCGGGATGAAAGTCGAAATGGTAAAAAACGGCAAAAAAAAGATCGTTTGCTCTCAGGTAAATTGACACCGGCACAATCGCGAAATGCTAAGAAAAATGAACTTTTCTTAGTCGAAGGTGATTCAGCTGGTGGTTCTGCTAAACAAGGGCGGGACCGTAAATTCCAAGCGATCTTACCTCTGCGAGGCAAAGTCTTGAACACGGAAAAAGCTAAACTGCAAGATATTTTAAAAAATGAAGAGATCAACACAATGATCTACACGATCGGTGCTGGTGTCGGAGCTGAGTTTGAATTAGAAGATGCTAATTACGATAAGATCATCATCATGACCGACGCAGATACAGATGGTGCGCATATCCAAACTCTATTATTAACATTTTTCTATAAATATATGCGCCCGATGATCAATGCAGGACGTATTTATATCGCTTTACCACCACTTTACAAGTTGCAAAAAAATGTTAATAAGAAACTTCAAGTGCGCTACGCTTGGACTGATGACGAACTCAAAGTTCAAGCAAAAGCAATGGGGAAAGGCTATTCACTTCAGCGTTTTAAAGGTTTAGGTGAAATGAATGCCGATCAACTTTGGGAAACAACGATGAACCCTGAGACCCGAACGCTTGTGCGCGTAAAGATCGAAAACGATGCTTTAGCAGAAAAACGGGTCACGACTTTGATGGGCGATAAAGTTGAACCGCGACGCAAATGGATCGAAAAAAACGTCCAATTTACTTTAGAAGAAGACGGCAGCTTACTCGACACGACACTCGCAACCAATGCACACCAAGAAGTAGAAAATAGTTAG
- a CDS encoding 8-oxo-dGTP diphosphatase, with protein sequence MPRTEKVELTNMCLLQVGDEILVEDRQKKVWPGITFPGGHIEAYESFHQAMIREFFEETGLTLQDPKLCGIKQFFYEDIRYIVLLYKATKFSGELRSSNEGKVFWIKQDELLKQKLAATFDEMYRVFVNDELSEIYQTIGEIKLF encoded by the coding sequence ATGCCACGAACAGAAAAAGTTGAACTGACTAATATGTGTTTACTCCAAGTTGGAGATGAGATATTAGTCGAAGACCGCCAGAAGAAAGTTTGGCCAGGGATCACCTTCCCGGGAGGCCACATTGAGGCATACGAATCGTTTCATCAAGCGATGATCCGAGAATTTTTTGAAGAAACTGGTTTGACTCTACAAGATCCTAAGCTTTGCGGGATCAAACAATTTTTTTATGAAGATATCCGTTACATAGTTTTATTATATAAAGCAACGAAGTTTTCAGGTGAACTCAGATCTTCAAATGAAGGTAAAGTTTTTTGGATCAAACAAGATGAACTGTTGAAGCAAAAATTGGCAGCTACATTTGATGAGATGTATCGCGTCTTTGTTAATGACGAGTTATCTGAGATCTATCAAACGATCGGTGAGATCAAATTATTTTAG